In the Aliarcobacter cryaerophilus genome, one interval contains:
- a CDS encoding ATP-dependent helicase, with translation MSENLLISLNNSQKSAAQHIDGPLLILAGAGSGKTKTITTRLAYLISIGIDPKTILTLTFTNKAANEMRDRAFSLLDTNSLNTPPLLCTFHKFGLLFLKFYISELNRKNNFIIIDSDDKRRVLKSINKEIPTALLVSEVSKYKNSIMTPIEVKSQAQGKLYSEIADIYEKYEEHLLKNNLVDFDDLLLLPYKILKNNQKLAESTSQKYQYIMVDEYQDTNELQYRLLRLLCSNHDNLCVVGDDDQSIYGWRGATIKNILNFNEHFKRATIVKLEENYRSTDTILHHANALIEHNRDRLGKKLVGTKDKGSSIKVYESHDENEETRKIVDDIKKLLQSDEKAKDIAILFRVNALSRSLEEGFNKAGLNYKLVGGMKFYERTEIKDLIAYFRILTNLSDNFSIKRVINKPKRGIGATTIDKLEEKANELNSSIFDMIQNLNADELSAIVGKKNARTIKVFEASILDLRELMNQSKMRLLDSFEETFDYRASYDNLPDGFERQANIDEFYGYIRDFFLQNPHLDLKDFLNEIALENQNDEYSNDAISMMSIHSSKGLEFKHLFIIGLEEGFFPIIGDGTDLEEERRLGYVAFTRAMDNLTLSFVHSRFYKGKRTQLNKSRFLVESGLVKGSLVIEKTSGFKKGDMVSHKIFGQGRVEKAVNAGKDYKLTINFGGQKRDILSSFVEKN, from the coding sequence ATGTCTGAAAATTTATTAATATCACTAAACAATTCACAAAAAAGTGCCGCACAACATATAGATGGTCCTTTGTTGATTTTAGCAGGTGCTGGAAGCGGAAAAACAAAAACAATTACAACTAGACTGGCCTATTTAATATCGATTGGAATAGATCCAAAAACTATTTTAACGCTTACTTTTACAAATAAAGCTGCAAATGAGATGCGAGACAGAGCTTTTTCTCTTTTAGACACAAATAGTTTAAATACACCTCCACTTTTATGTACATTTCACAAATTTGGACTTCTTTTTTTAAAATTTTATATAAGTGAATTAAATAGAAAGAATAATTTTATAATAATTGATAGTGATGACAAAAGAAGAGTTTTAAAATCAATAAATAAAGAGATACCAACAGCACTTTTAGTAAGTGAAGTTTCAAAATATAAAAACTCTATTATGACTCCAATTGAAGTAAAATCCCAAGCTCAAGGGAAACTTTATAGTGAAATTGCAGATATTTACGAAAAATATGAAGAGCATTTGTTAAAAAACAATCTTGTAGATTTTGATGATTTACTTCTTTTACCTTATAAAATTTTAAAGAATAATCAAAAATTAGCAGAATCTACAAGTCAAAAGTATCAATATATTATGGTAGATGAGTATCAAGATACAAATGAGCTTCAATATAGACTTTTAAGGCTTCTTTGCTCAAACCATGATAATCTTTGTGTTGTTGGAGATGATGATCAAAGTATTTATGGATGGCGAGGGGCAACAATTAAAAATATTTTGAATTTTAATGAACATTTTAAAAGGGCAACTATTGTTAAACTTGAAGAAAATTATAGATCAACTGATACTATTTTACACCATGCAAATGCTTTAATTGAGCACAATAGAGATAGATTAGGTAAAAAACTTGTAGGTACAAAAGATAAAGGTAGTTCTATAAAAGTTTATGAATCACACGATGAAAATGAAGAGACAAGAAAAATAGTAGATGATATAAAAAAATTGTTACAATCAGATGAAAAAGCTAAAGATATTGCAATTTTATTTAGAGTAAATGCTCTTAGTCGTTCTTTAGAAGAGGGATTTAATAAAGCAGGGCTTAATTATAAACTTGTTGGTGGAATGAAATTTTATGAAAGAACAGAGATAAAAGATTTAATAGCATATTTTAGAATTTTAACAAACTTAAGTGATAATTTTTCTATAAAAAGAGTTATAAATAAACCAAAAAGAGGAATAGGGGCAACTACTATTGATAAGCTTGAAGAGAAAGCAAATGAGTTAAATAGTTCTATTTTTGATATGATTCAAAATTTAAATGCTGATGAATTAAGTGCAATTGTTGGTAAGAAAAATGCAAGAACTATAAAAGTTTTTGAAGCATCAATTTTAGATTTAAGAGAGCTTATGAATCAGTCAAAAATGAGACTTTTAGATAGTTTTGAAGAGACTTTTGATTATAGAGCTTCTTATGATAATCTTCCAGATGGTTTTGAAAGACAAGCAAATATAGATGAATTTTATGGATATATAAGAGATTTTTTCTTACAAAATCCACACTTAGATTTAAAAGATTTTTTAAATGAAATAGCATTAGAAAATCAAAATGATGAATATAGTAACGATGCTATTTCTATGATGAGTATTCACTCTTCAAAAGGTTTAGAGTTTAAACATCTGTTTATTATTGGACTTGAAGAGGGATTTTTTCCAATTATTGGAGATGGCACAGATTTGGAAGAAGAGAGACGATTAGGATATGTTGCATTTACAAGAGCTATGGATAATTTAACTCTATCTTTTGTACATTCAAGATTTTATAAAGGTAAAAGAACCCAATTAAATAAAAGTAGATTTTTGGTTGAGAGTGGTTTAGTAAAAGGAAGTTTAGTTATAGAAAAAACTTCTGGATTTAAAAAAGGTGATATGGTAAGCCATAAAATTTTTGGACAAGGAAGAGTTGAAAAAGCTGTAAATGCTGGAAAAGATTATAAGCTTACTATAAATTTTGGTGGACAAAAAAGAGATATTTTGTCATCTTTTGTAGAGAAAAACTAA
- the trxB gene encoding thioredoxin-disulfide reductase: MLDLAIIGGGPAGLTAGLYATRGGLANVVMFEMGMPGGQITGSSEIENYPGQGSVMTGMDLMASWPEQCQKFGLKHEMAQVETITKNGDTFKILTNDNREFEAKAVLMATGSVPRRAGFKGEDEFFGRGVSTCATCDGFFYRGKEVAVIGGGDSALEEAYYLSKMCKKVYLVHRRDTYRAAPSTIAHIKNAENIEEVTNVSVEEVYGDNSGVLGLKVKCNKTGEIRDLPTPGVFVFVGRNVLNAPLKQADGSFLCDVIESGEVVVDLKMRTTTKGLWAAGDIRIDAAKQVVCAAADGATAAVDIIEYLG; the protein is encoded by the coding sequence ATGTTAGATTTAGCAATTATTGGAGGAGGACCAGCTGGTCTTACAGCAGGTTTATATGCTACAAGAGGTGGTTTGGCAAATGTTGTAATGTTTGAAATGGGAATGCCAGGTGGTCAAATTACAGGTTCAAGTGAGATAGAAAATTACCCAGGACAAGGTTCTGTTATGACAGGTATGGATTTAATGGCATCTTGGCCAGAACAGTGTCAAAAATTTGGATTAAAACATGAAATGGCACAAGTTGAAACTATTACAAAAAATGGTGATACATTTAAAATTTTAACAAATGACAATAGAGAGTTTGAAGCAAAAGCTGTTTTAATGGCAACAGGTTCAGTTCCTAGACGTGCTGGATTTAAAGGAGAAGATGAATTTTTTGGAAGAGGAGTTTCTACTTGTGCAACTTGTGATGGATTTTTCTATAGAGGAAAAGAAGTTGCAGTTATTGGTGGTGGAGATTCAGCTTTAGAAGAGGCATACTATTTATCAAAAATGTGTAAGAAAGTATATTTAGTACACAGACGTGATACATATAGAGCAGCTCCTAGTACAATAGCTCATATAAAAAATGCTGAAAATATTGAAGAAGTTACAAATGTTTCAGTTGAAGAAGTTTATGGTGATAATAGTGGAGTTTTAGGTCTTAAAGTAAAATGTAATAAAACAGGTGAAATAAGAGATTTACCAACTCCTGGAGTTTTTGTTTTTGTTGGAAGAAATGTATTAAATGCTCCACTAAAACAAGCTGATGGTTCATTTTTATGTGATGTGATAGAAAGTGGAGAGGTTGTTGTTGATTTAAAAATGAGAACAACTACGAAAGGTCTTTGGGCAGCTGGTGATATTAGAATTGATGCAGCTAAACAAGTTGTTTGTGCAGCAGCAGATGGAGCAACAGCTGCTGTTGATATAATTGAATATTTAGGATAA
- the truB gene encoding tRNA pseudouridine(55) synthase TruB, translating to MQKRVYEKGEINKLFVVDKPMFISSNFYLNRFKRAYKNKKAGFSGTLDPFAKGCLIVAFGQYAKLFKYLEKTPKVYKAVIWLGVTSESLDIERIQDIVIKEKLETDFIKKEIEKLKGEIEYIPPKFSAKRVNGQKAYEIAREGLEFELKSSIMKVFDIKFIRYNHPFISFEVKVSEGSYIRSLAQIFLKNIACVGTLSYLERVSEGKFYFENHKELNPLDFIDLPKNNYIGTKEWLEVGKRISKDYLSIKENGKYIIELDTFFSIIEIIDDEVKYLLNKVSKIEAKND from the coding sequence TTGCAAAAAAGAGTTTATGAAAAAGGTGAAATAAATAAGCTTTTTGTTGTAGATAAACCAATGTTTATTAGTTCAAATTTTTATTTAAATAGATTTAAAAGAGCTTATAAAAATAAAAAAGCTGGATTTAGTGGAACTCTTGATCCTTTTGCAAAAGGTTGTTTGATTGTTGCATTTGGACAATACGCAAAGCTTTTTAAATATTTAGAAAAAACTCCAAAAGTTTATAAAGCTGTTATTTGGCTTGGAGTTACTTCTGAATCTTTAGACATTGAGAGAATTCAAGATATAGTAATTAAAGAAAAACTAGAAACTGATTTTATAAAAAAAGAGATTGAAAAATTAAAAGGTGAAATAGAGTATATACCTCCAAAATTTTCAGCTAAAAGAGTAAATGGGCAAAAAGCTTATGAAATTGCAAGAGAAGGATTAGAATTTGAGCTAAAAAGCTCAATTATGAAGGTATTTGATATAAAATTTATTAGATACAATCATCCTTTTATAAGTTTTGAAGTAAAAGTTAGTGAAGGTTCATATATTCGTTCTTTAGCACAAATATTTTTAAAAAATATAGCTTGCGTTGGAACTTTGAGTTATCTTGAAAGAGTTAGTGAAGGAAAATTTTATTTTGAAAATCACAAAGAGTTAAATCCACTTGATTTTATAGATTTACCAAAAAATAACTATATTGGAACAAAAGAGTGGTTAGAAGTTGGTAAAAGAATTTCAAAAGATTACTTGAGTATAAAAGAGAATGGAAAATATATCATAGAGCTTGATACCTTTTTTTCTATTATAGAAATAATAGATGATGAAGTTAAATATTTATTAAATAAAGTTTCAAAAATAGAGGCAAAAAATGACTAA
- a CDS encoding LysR family transcriptional regulator: MLNDFAKLETFLTVVREKSFSKASAKLGISQPAVTQQMKFIEDYLDVQIVDRKKNGIKLTKEGQILHGIALKIEKCVNSAEKELLKIMNKNTTFVFGASFIIGNYILPRFLNNLKENIHNDVSINVSVSHEAIEDLLDKKIDIALVENYIANDEIIYREWMEDEIVIFSNQKLPARAKPEDLLSYKWICRNPESNTGSIFKECLEKANYPDCDTFEVTSEVTSATTIVQTVLHSDKNATPAVSIVSRNAIESLLKSGALYESRIGNQKMLRKLYIAYRKDRKHDAFIENVVDYLLKIK, translated from the coding sequence ATGCTCAATGATTTTGCTAAATTAGAGACTTTTTTAACTGTTGTAAGAGAGAAGTCTTTTTCAAAAGCATCTGCTAAACTAGGTATTTCTCAACCAGCTGTTACTCAACAAATGAAGTTTATAGAGGATTATCTAGATGTTCAAATTGTTGATAGAAAAAAAAATGGTATTAAACTAACAAAAGAGGGTCAAATTCTTCATGGAATTGCTTTAAAAATTGAAAAGTGCGTTAATAGTGCTGAAAAAGAACTTTTAAAAATTATGAATAAAAATACAACTTTTGTTTTTGGTGCTAGTTTTATAATAGGAAATTATATTCTTCCTAGGTTTTTGAATAATCTTAAAGAGAATATTCATAATGATGTATCAATAAATGTATCTGTTTCACATGAAGCTATAGAAGATTTACTAGATAAAAAAATTGATATTGCACTTGTTGAAAACTATATTGCAAACGATGAGATTATTTATAGAGAGTGGATGGAAGATGAAATAGTAATATTCTCAAACCAAAAGCTTCCAGCACGTGCAAAACCTGAAGATTTATTATCTTACAAATGGATTTGTAGAAATCCTGAGTCAAATACAGGGTCAATTTTTAAAGAGTGTCTTGAAAAAGCAAACTATCCTGACTGCGATACATTTGAAGTTACAAGTGAAGTTACAAGTGCTACAACTATTGTTCAAACTGTTTTACACTCTGATAAAAATGCAACTCCTGCTGTATCTATTGTTTCAAGAAATGCTATTGAATCACTACTTAAGTCAGGTGCTTTATATGAATCAAGAATTGGCAATCAAAAAATGCTAAGAAAACTATATATTGCATATAGAAAAGATAGAAAACATGACGCTTTTATAGAAAATGTTGTGGATTATTTATTAAAAATAAAATAA
- a CDS encoding 4-(cytidine 5'-diphospho)-2-C-methyl-D-erythritol kinase, giving the protein MTKKSYAKVNIFLKIVGIRENYHLIASRFVRVKNLFDTISFIKKDVDNFSIEGNFSCVLEKNTVYKAYKELEKFDEVKEFFKKNIVRIDKNIPEFAGLGGGSSNCATFLNMVNIACNLNLNKEELAKIGSNIGADVPFFVYEFDSANVSGIGEIVEEFKEELINIEVITPKIACDTGKIYKNFREKFYKEENMQKVQDDVKELFATNSKDILEKFSINEANDLYFPALDLNSDLKKFEKDNWFFSGSGSSFFKIL; this is encoded by the coding sequence ATGACTAAAAAATCATATGCAAAGGTAAATATTTTTTTAAAAATTGTTGGAATAAGAGAAAATTACCATCTAATAGCTTCAAGATTTGTAAGAGTAAAAAATCTTTTTGATACTATTAGTTTTATAAAAAAAGATGTTGATAATTTTTCAATAGAGGGAAATTTCTCATGTGTTTTAGAAAAGAATACAGTTTATAAAGCTTATAAAGAACTTGAAAAATTTGATGAAGTAAAAGAGTTTTTTAAAAAAAATATTGTAAGAATAGATAAAAATATTCCAGAATTTGCCGGACTTGGTGGTGGAAGTTCAAATTGTGCTACTTTCTTAAATATGGTAAATATTGCATGCAATTTGAATTTAAATAAAGAAGAATTAGCAAAAATTGGCTCAAATATTGGAGCAGATGTACCATTTTTTGTATATGAATTTGACAGTGCAAATGTTAGTGGAATTGGTGAAATTGTTGAAGAGTTTAAAGAAGAGTTAATTAATATTGAAGTTATTACACCAAAAATTGCTTGTGATACAGGAAAAATATATAAAAACTTTAGAGAAAAATTTTATAAAGAAGAAAATATGCAAAAAGTCCAAGATGATGTTAAAGAGCTTTTTGCTACAAATTCAAAAGATATTTTAGAAAAATTTAGTATAAATGAAGCAAATGATTTATATTTTCCAGCTTTGGATTTAAATAGCGATTTAAAGAAATTTGAAAAAGATAATTGGTTTTTTAGTGGAAGTGGAAGCTCATTTTTCAAAATTTTATAA
- the smpB gene encoding SsrA-binding protein SmpB, whose protein sequence is MKKNLVFKNKKAFHDFTILDSLEAGIMLEGSEVKAIREGRVNLKDSFVRIIKGEVFLLNAHISHLSTTHSTYRPDERRSRKLLLHSKQIAKMYSKVTKDGITLVCTKLYFNDKNMVKVEVATAQGRKLHDKREVLKEKTLKRESEQAVKSYK, encoded by the coding sequence ATAAAAAAAAATTTAGTATTTAAAAATAAAAAAGCATTTCATGATTTTACAATTTTAGATAGCCTTGAAGCTGGAATTATGCTTGAAGGAAGCGAAGTAAAAGCTATACGTGAAGGAAGAGTAAACTTAAAAGATAGTTTTGTACGAATAATTAAAGGGGAAGTTTTTCTTTTAAATGCACATATATCACATTTAAGTACAACTCATAGTACATACAGACCAGATGAAAGAAGATCAAGAAAACTGCTTTTACATTCAAAACAAATAGCAAAAATGTACTCAAAAGTAACAAAAGATGGAATAACTCTTGTTTGTACAAAATTGTATTTCAATGACAAAAATATGGTAAAAGTTGAAGTTGCAACTGCCCAAGGGAGAAAGCTTCATGACAAAAGAGAAGTTTTAAAAGAAAAAACTCTAAAAAGAGAGAGTGAGCAAGCTGTAAAATCTTATAAATAA
- the dapB gene encoding 4-hydroxy-tetrahydrodipicolinate reductase: MIKIGILGSSGRVGSLLIDDLKNDKEAKLACVHVFDKIEKILPEDTVVTNDINILFDESDVIIDFSSPVATEELLTAVIEGGKRKALVIATTGLSKHQQNLLLEASKLVPILYATNMSLGVAVLNKLVALASKTLRDFDIEIVEQHHKHKVDAPSGTALTLAEHAASARDLNLDDVRISGRDGQIGARTKDEIAVMALRGGDIVGRHTVGLYNDGEFLELNHTATARNTFSKGALKVAKWLVKKDANLYSINDALGL; encoded by the coding sequence ATGATTAAAATAGGTATTTTGGGTAGTTCTGGAAGAGTTGGAAGTCTACTAATAGATGATTTAAAAAATGATAAAGAAGCAAAATTAGCTTGCGTTCATGTTTTTGATAAAATTGAAAAAATTTTACCAGAAGATACAGTTGTAACAAATGATATAAATATTTTATTTGATGAAAGCGATGTAATTATTGATTTCTCAAGTCCAGTTGCAACGGAAGAGCTTTTAACTGCTGTTATTGAAGGTGGAAAAAGAAAAGCATTAGTAATTGCAACTACTGGATTAAGTAAACACCAGCAAAACTTACTTCTAGAAGCTAGTAAGCTTGTACCTATTTTATATGCTACAAATATGAGTTTAGGAGTTGCAGTTTTAAATAAACTTGTAGCTCTTGCTTCTAAAACATTAAGAGATTTTGATATTGAAATTGTTGAACAACATCATAAACATAAGGTAGATGCTCCATCAGGAACTGCACTAACACTTGCTGAACATGCAGCAAGTGCAAGAGATTTGAATTTAGATGATGTTAGAATTTCTGGTCGAGATGGTCAAATTGGAGCTAGAACTAAGGATGAAATTGCAGTTATGGCTTTAAGAGGTGGAGATATAGTTGGAAGGCATACAGTTGGTTTATATAATGATGGAGAATTTTTAGAGTTAAATCATACAGCAACTGCTAGAAATACTTTTTCAAAAGGTGCGTTAAAAGTTGCAAAATGGCTTGTAAAAAAAGATGCAAATCTTTACTCAATCAATGATGCTTTAGGTCTATAA
- the ccoN gene encoding cytochrome-c oxidase, cbb3-type subunit I produces MQNSAQIEYDYSVAKCFTFTTILFGIIGMTIGVVLAFQLAFPELNYLAGEYGTFSRLRPLHTNGVAFGFTLSGVFAGWYYISQRVLKVSLKESPFLMVVAKLHFWVYFITILLAVVTLFMGITTSKEYAELEWPLDILVVVFWVLWGISVFGIIGIRRERTLYISIWYFIATFIAVAMLYLFNNMEVPTALVSGYGSWIHSVSMYAGTNDAIIQWWYGHNAVAFVFTTPIIALIYYFLPKESGQNIYSYKLSILAFWGLLFVYLWAGGHHLIYSTVPDWMQTMGSVMSVVLILPSWGSAINMLLTMKGEWNQLQSNTVIKFMVLASTFYMLTTLEGPIQSIKSVNAIAHFTDWIPGHVHDAVLGWLVFMIMAALFHMVPRMFKREIYSKSLMETQFWLQTVGIILYFTSMWIAGITQGMMWRAYDEYGSLVYSFIDTVTVLHPYYTIRAVGGLMYLIGFFMFAYNIYKTVRCGRVLDKEPANATPVAA; encoded by the coding sequence ATGCAAAACAGTGCACAAATTGAGTATGACTACTCTGTTGCTAAGTGTTTTACATTTACAACAATCTTGTTTGGTATCATTGGTATGACAATTGGTGTTGTACTTGCTTTTCAATTAGCTTTTCCAGAGCTAAATTACTTAGCAGGAGAGTATGGAACTTTCAGTAGATTAAGACCATTGCACACAAATGGTGTTGCTTTTGGATTTACACTAAGTGGAGTTTTTGCTGGTTGGTATTATATATCTCAAAGGGTTTTAAAAGTTTCATTAAAAGAGTCACCTTTTTTAATGGTAGTTGCAAAACTTCATTTCTGGGTATATTTTATAACTATTCTATTGGCTGTAGTTACTCTATTTATGGGTATTACAACTTCAAAAGAGTATGCAGAACTTGAGTGGCCACTAGATATTCTAGTTGTTGTTTTCTGGGTTTTATGGGGTATTTCAGTATTTGGTATTATTGGAATTAGAAGAGAAAGAACATTATATATTTCAATTTGGTATTTTATTGCTACATTTATAGCAGTTGCAATGCTTTATTTATTTAATAATATGGAAGTTCCAACTGCGCTTGTAAGTGGATATGGTTCTTGGATACACTCTGTTTCTATGTATGCTGGTACAAATGATGCTATTATTCAATGGTGGTATGGACATAATGCTGTTGCATTCGTATTTACTACACCTATTATTGCATTGATTTACTACTTCTTACCAAAAGAATCAGGTCAAAATATCTATTCATATAAACTATCAATCTTAGCATTCTGGGGATTGTTATTTGTTTATTTATGGGCTGGTGGGCACCACTTAATTTATAGTACTGTTCCAGATTGGATGCAAACTATGGGTTCTGTTATGTCTGTTGTTTTAATTTTACCATCATGGGGATCTGCAATTAATATGCTTTTAACTATGAAAGGTGAGTGGAATCAGTTACAATCTAACACTGTAATTAAATTTATGGTTTTAGCTTCAACATTCTATATGTTAACAACACTTGAAGGACCAATTCAATCTATTAAATCTGTTAATGCTATTGCACACTTTACAGACTGGATTCCAGGGCATGTTCATGATGCAGTTTTAGGATGGTTAGTATTTATGATTATGGCTGCATTATTCCATATGGTTCCTAGAATGTTCAAAAGAGAAATATATTCAAAATCATTGATGGAGACACAATTCTGGTTACAAACAGTTGGAATTATTTTATACTTTACATCTATGTGGATTGCAGGTATTACTCAAGGTATGATGTGGAGAGCTTATGATGAGTATGGTTCATTAGTTTACTCATTTATTGATACAGTTACAGTGTTACATCCATACTATACAATTAGAGCTGTTGGTGGTTTAATGTACTTAATCGGATTCTTTATGTTTGCTTATAACATCTACAAAACAGTTAGATGTGGTAGAGTACTTGATAAAGAACCAGCTAATGCAACTCCAGTAGCTGCTTAA
- a CDS encoding TIGR01212 family radical SAM protein (This family includes YhcC from E. coli K-12, an uncharacterized radical SAM protein.) has protein sequence MSKNLKEVLTIGRYFKNKFGEKVYKIPISISGFTCPNIDGTKAKGGCSFCENDSFSPNLQEKKTKFKLNPNIEHNPFLENQLKQLEMQFIATKKRLENKFKAKKFIVYFQSFTNTYAPLSTLKSLYEKALSFDDVIGLSIGTRTDCVTDEILDFLYEKSKQKEIWIEYGIQSFFQTTLDKINRADDVENMRYWIRRTKEKGLNVCGHLIYGLPDENQEMMLETFKQTIDLKVDSIKFHPLYVVKNTLLTNEFKKGRFTPISEELYIDTVVKSIINLPQNVSVQRVTAGIDDDTLLSPLWCKNKHQQMRNIRVALEEKGFIY, from the coding sequence ATGAGTAAAAATTTAAAAGAGGTATTGACTATTGGTCGATACTTCAAAAACAAATTTGGTGAAAAAGTATATAAAATCCCAATATCTATATCGGGTTTTACATGTCCAAATATAGATGGAACAAAAGCAAAAGGAGGCTGCTCTTTTTGTGAAAATGACTCTTTTAGCCCAAATCTACAAGAGAAAAAAACTAAATTTAAACTAAATCCAAATATTGAGCATAATCCATTTTTAGAAAACCAATTAAAACAACTTGAGATGCAGTTTATTGCAACAAAAAAAAGGTTAGAAAATAAATTTAAAGCAAAAAAATTTATAGTATATTTTCAATCTTTTACAAATACTTATGCACCTTTATCAACATTAAAATCTTTATATGAAAAAGCTCTTAGTTTTGATGATGTTATAGGACTTAGTATTGGTACAAGAACAGATTGTGTGACAGATGAAATTCTTGATTTTTTATATGAAAAATCTAAGCAAAAAGAGATTTGGATAGAGTATGGAATTCAAAGTTTTTTTCAAACAACATTAGATAAAATAAATCGTGCAGATGATGTTGAAAATATGAGATATTGGATAAGAAGAACGAAAGAAAAAGGCTTAAACGTTTGTGGACACTTGATTTATGGTTTACCAGATGAGAACCAAGAAATGATGTTAGAAACATTTAAACAAACTATTGATTTGAAAGTTGATAGTATTAAATTTCACCCACTTTATGTTGTAAAAAATACACTTCTTACAAATGAGTTTAAAAAAGGAAGATTTACTCCAATAAGTGAAGAGTTATACATAGACACGGTTGTAAAATCTATTATAAATTTACCACAAAATGTATCTGTTCAAAGAGTAACAGCAGGAATAGACGATGATACACTTTTATCACCTTTATGGTGTAAAAATAAACACCAACAGATGAGAAATATAAGAGTTGCACTAGAAGAGAAAGGGTTTATTTATTAA
- the purF gene encoding amidophosphoribosyltransferase, with translation MCAIVGIYGNDNAARLASIALFAMQHRGQEATGISSSCDGKIYTKKDRGLVSEVFNEEALTYLKGNMAIGHNRYATAGSDSVLDAQPVYAKYKLGQISIVHNGNLINKDEVRNDLIDKGAIFQTGMDTENLIHLIAKNTKDHLKDRIIEALNRTIGAYCFIVQSRSKQFVIRDRYGIRPLSLGKLKSGGYIVASETCAFDLVGAEFIRDVRPGEMLIFSEEDDIESVQLFEPEFRPCAFEYVYFARPDSVIDGKNVYTTRENMGKALAINDANSKIKYDMVVPVPDSGVPAALGYAAQSGIPFKYGIIRNHYIGRTFIEPTQEMRNLKVKMKLSPMSSIIAGKSLLVIDDSIVRGTTSKRIVKMLKEAGAKEVHFRVASPEIKFPCFYGIDTPTKEELISTQMTKDEVCKYIEADSLEYLSIDDLVNAIGNDRHYALESFDGDYFVKA, from the coding sequence ATGTGTGCAATAGTAGGAATTTATGGAAATGATAATGCTGCAAGATTAGCTTCAATAGCTCTTTTTGCAATGCAACATAGAGGTCAAGAGGCAACTGGAATTTCATCATCTTGTGATGGTAAAATATATACAAAAAAAGATAGAGGTTTGGTTTCTGAAGTATTTAATGAAGAAGCATTAACTTACTTAAAAGGGAATATGGCAATTGGTCATAATCGTTATGCAACAGCTGGAAGTGATTCTGTTTTAGATGCTCAACCTGTTTATGCAAAATATAAATTAGGTCAAATATCAATCGTTCATAATGGTAATCTTATAAATAAAGATGAAGTAAGAAATGATTTGATAGATAAAGGTGCTATTTTTCAAACAGGAATGGATACTGAAAATCTTATTCATCTAATAGCAAAAAATACAAAAGATCATCTAAAAGATAGAATTATAGAGGCATTAAACAGAACTATTGGAGCATATTGCTTTATTGTTCAAAGTAGAAGTAAACAGTTTGTAATAAGAGATAGATATGGAATTAGACCTCTGTCTTTAGGAAAATTAAAAAGTGGTGGATATATAGTTGCTAGTGAAACTTGTGCTTTTGATTTAGTTGGAGCCGAATTTATTAGAGATGTAAGACCTGGTGAGATGTTAATATTTAGTGAAGAAGATGATATTGAATCAGTTCAACTTTTTGAACCAGAATTTAGACCATGTGCATTTGAGTATGTCTATTTTGCTAGACCAGATTCTGTAATTGATGGTAAAAATGTCTATACAACAAGAGAAAATATGGGTAAAGCTCTAGCTATTAATGATGCAAATAGCAAGATAAAATATGATATGGTTGTTCCTGTTCCAGATAGTGGAGTTCCTGCGGCTCTTGGTTATGCAGCTCAAAGTGGAATTCCTTTTAAATATGGAATTATTAGAAACCACTATATTGGAAGAACATTTATAGAACCAACTCAAGAGATGAGAAACTTAAAAGTTAAAATGAAACTAAGTCCTATGAGTTCAATTATTGCTGGAAAATCTTTACTTGTAATTGATGATTCAATTGTAAGAGGAACAACTTCGAAAAGAATAGTTAAAATGTTAAAAGAAGCAGGTGCAAAAGAGGTTCATTTTAGAGTTGCAAGTCCAGAGATAAAATTTCCTTGTTTTTATGGAATAGATACTCCTACAAAAGAGGAGTTAATATCAACTCAAATGACAAAAGATGAAGTTTGTAAATATATTGAAGCTGACAGTTTAGAGTATCTTTCAATAGATGATTTAGTAAATGCAATTGGAAATGATAGACACTATGCACTTGAAAGTTTTGATGGAGACTATTTCGTAAAAGCATAA